The Peromyscus maniculatus bairdii isolate BWxNUB_F1_BW_parent chromosome 6, HU_Pman_BW_mat_3.1, whole genome shotgun sequence genome has a segment encoding these proteins:
- the Sertm1 gene encoding serine-rich and transmembrane domain-containing protein 1, whose amino-acid sequence MSGAGPSSGFAGSVDNGTFLELFPTSLSTSVDPSSGHLSNVYIYVSIFLSLLAFLLLLLIIALQRLKNIISSSSSYPEYPSDAGSSFTNLEVCSISSQRSTFSNLSS is encoded by the coding sequence ATGTCTGGGGCTGGCCCTTCCTCTGGATTTGCAGGAAGTGTGGACAATGGAACTTTTCTGGAGCTGTTTCCCACATCGCTATCCACATCAGTAGACCCGTCCTCGGGCCACCTCTCCAATGTCTACATCTATGTGTCCATATTCCTCAGCCTCCTggccttcctgcttctgctgttaATCATTGCTCTCCAGAGGCTGAAAAATATCATCTCCTCCAGTTCCTCCTACCCGGAGTACCCAAGTGATGCTGGGAGCTCGTTCACCAATTTGGAAGTCTGTAGTATCTCCTCTCAGAGGTCTACTTTTTCAAACCTCTCATCGTGA